In the genome of Catenovulum adriaticum, one region contains:
- a CDS encoding glycoside hydrolase family 32 protein, whose protein sequence is MPNNIFTPQWRPKAHFTPEQNWMNDPNGLVYYNGKYHLFYQYNPHGNDWGNMNWGHATSTDLVNWHHHPVAVEMSPKGLGYIYSGSAVVDYDNTSGLQTGEHPPLVALFTHTEANTEVQRQSLAYSLDGGDSWQQYANNPVIENPGIVDFRDPKVSWHPASSQWIMALTAGHSIEFYASKNLFDWAHISSFGEDDGSHQGEWECPDLFELTTETGIKKWVLLVSLVPGGPNGGSGTQYFIGDFDGVQFKAEHQDVRWLDYGPDNYAGVTWDGRQTIDNRRTLIAWMSNWTYAEDMPTFPWRGAMCLPRDLSLTQIDGNFYVTNLPAKEVLDSSQIVSEVTASDKVLSLPLSQKSALDIQLSCEITQSDKLYIRMFNDAGETVELKYLPQRQKLVVDRSQAGWSYKLWRTPRLEAKTFIDSGKVNARLVLDTSSLEVFWQQGSTTMTICLLPTQPFNRIEISSDNTGDKKISLAEIK, encoded by the coding sequence GTGTATTACAACGGAAAGTATCACTTATTTTATCAATACAATCCTCATGGTAATGATTGGGGTAATATGAATTGGGGTCATGCGACCTCGACAGACTTAGTAAACTGGCATCATCATCCGGTTGCAGTTGAGATGTCTCCTAAAGGGCTAGGGTATATATACTCAGGCAGTGCTGTGGTTGATTATGATAATACCAGTGGTTTACAGACGGGCGAACATCCTCCATTGGTTGCATTATTCACTCATACTGAAGCCAATACCGAAGTGCAAAGGCAGAGTTTAGCTTACAGTCTGGATGGGGGGGATAGCTGGCAACAATATGCTAATAATCCTGTAATTGAAAATCCAGGCATTGTTGATTTTAGAGATCCGAAAGTATCATGGCACCCAGCCAGTTCACAATGGATCATGGCTTTAACTGCGGGCCATAGCATTGAATTTTATGCCTCAAAAAATTTATTTGATTGGGCGCACATCAGTAGTTTTGGTGAAGATGACGGTTCTCATCAGGGCGAATGGGAATGTCCGGATTTATTTGAATTAACCACTGAAACCGGCATTAAAAAATGGGTTTTATTGGTTAGTCTCGTACCCGGTGGACCTAATGGCGGAAGCGGTACTCAATATTTTATTGGTGATTTTGATGGTGTGCAGTTTAAAGCAGAGCATCAGGATGTTCGCTGGCTAGATTATGGTCCGGATAATTATGCAGGAGTCACTTGGGACGGCAGACAAACGATAGATAACAGGCGTACTTTGATTGCCTGGATGTCTAATTGGACATATGCGGAAGATATGCCAACTTTCCCATGGCGAGGGGCTATGTGTTTGCCAAGAGATTTATCGCTCACACAAATTGATGGCAACTTTTATGTGACAAATCTGCCAGCAAAAGAAGTGTTGGATAGTTCTCAGATAGTAAGTGAGGTTACTGCCAGTGATAAGGTACTCTCCCTTCCTTTGTCGCAGAAAAGCGCATTAGATATTCAACTGAGCTGCGAAATTACACAATCAGACAAACTTTACATACGTATGTTTAATGACGCCGGAGAAACGGTCGAGTTAAAATATTTGCCACAAAGGCAAAAGCTGGTGGTTGATCGTAGTCAAGCCGGTTGGTCTTATAAATTATGGAGAACCCCCAGACTAGAAGCCAAAACCTTTATTGACAGCGGCAAAGTGAATGCCAGGCTGGTTTTGGATACAAGTTCACTGGAAGTGTTTTGGCAACAGGGCTCTACAACGATGACCATTTGCTTATTACCTACTCAGCCATTCAACCGGATTGAAATTAGTTCGGATAATACGGGTGATAAAAAGATATCTCTGGCTGAAATTAAATAG
- a CDS encoding LacI family DNA-binding transcriptional regulator produces the protein MSTQRPLTLKKVAEILNVSTATISNAFNRPDQLSAHLREKLLAECERLGYHGPNIAARSLRKGESGVIAVLLTDSLAYHFTDPVANQFLQGISEVLEKNGKQLLMLSGAHGDAPSTGIEALPDGFIIYGSQDHNPLFERIIKQGKPIITVDFDAPGFASVNIDNYQAAYKIAEHVLEQSVSRVAILGLRLIHSDRVCRITQGELYDESEAVSRRRLNGYIQALKDHQLDVTPDLIWHVPVNTHDAAVQAAREALMISPRPDAILCMTDKIAIGVIAAAKELDIKIPQELKLVGFDDIPESSMVTPTLSSVHQHLKQKGERAAQRLLKGQLNDKEILDVKLVIRNSSCE, from the coding sequence ATGTCAACCCAAAGACCCCTTACTTTGAAAAAAGTTGCTGAAATATTGAATGTCTCTACTGCGACGATCTCAAACGCTTTTAACAGACCAGATCAATTATCAGCACATTTACGCGAAAAATTATTAGCCGAATGCGAGCGGCTAGGCTATCACGGCCCTAATATTGCCGCTCGTTCATTGCGCAAAGGCGAGTCTGGGGTTATCGCTGTTTTGTTAACTGATTCATTGGCTTATCATTTTACGGATCCGGTTGCGAATCAGTTTTTACAAGGGATTTCAGAAGTTCTTGAAAAGAACGGTAAACAATTACTGATGTTATCTGGGGCGCATGGCGATGCGCCTTCTACCGGAATTGAAGCTTTACCTGATGGTTTTATTATTTATGGTTCGCAGGATCATAATCCACTATTTGAACGCATTATTAAACAAGGGAAGCCTATTATTACGGTTGATTTTGATGCACCAGGATTTGCGTCTGTAAATATAGATAATTATCAGGCCGCTTATAAAATAGCAGAGCATGTTCTTGAGCAGTCAGTAAGCAGAGTAGCTATTTTGGGTTTAAGATTAATTCATTCAGACAGAGTCTGCCGGATTACCCAGGGTGAATTATATGACGAATCTGAAGCTGTCTCGCGGCGTCGTTTAAATGGATATATTCAGGCGCTTAAAGATCACCAACTGGACGTGACTCCAGATTTAATTTGGCATGTGCCTGTCAATACGCACGATGCAGCAGTGCAGGCGGCAAGAGAAGCTTTAATGATATCACCCAGACCGGATGCCATTTTATGTATGACAGATAAAATTGCGATAGGAGTTATTGCTGCAGCGAAAGAACTTGATATTAAGATACCGCAAGAACTTAAATTAGTCGGCTTTGACGATATTCCTGAATCTTCAATGGTCACACCTACATTAAGTAGTGTGCATCAACATCTTAAGCAAAAAGGAGAGCGAGCGGCTCAGAGATTATTAAAAGGGCAGTTAAACGATAAAGAAATACTGGATGTTAAGCTGGTTATTCGAAACTCGAGCTGCGAATAA
- a CDS encoding TonB-dependent receptor has protein sequence MNKTFKYSLIALSINSVISGVAFAEEADSKAESEKKSDFETIVITGSSSSRTQIESAMAVTSVDSEMIKDFQPSSESEVFRMIPGIQVSGTAGPGGNSNIAVRGLPVATGGSPFVQIQEDGLPTVLFGDIQFGNNDYWTRFDSSVERVEGVRGGTAGTFASQAPGAIINYISNYGMIEGGHVKLTKGVGYDETKVDFRYGGFASDSVNYHVGGYYKVGKGPLDAGYVVSDSMQIKANLTKFLADDTSYIRFLVKMADTQEPNYTGSPALAKAKKNSDGSYSITGIKQYPGFDGRDASNYSINNQNFLVLNREGGLERVGLSGISTKAFSIGNELHYVFDDELILDNKMRWTDMSGSFNSSFLGMSPVGDLNLVYANGPMQGDAYDKDYYDGNVNVNTNISDIGSFVNDLTLSKELYIDGNTITVRGGFFYMNQRIEQDWHPNRAYKELGGDNPAMLDLFDDQGNQLTADGIAGYNDAWGAPVAREVDLDYTNTAPYLSVDLDTDLFTVDASVRRDTVDASGWAVGSSGDVIDVTVTGEDVTIPGIIPDGEAENLDYSVSYNSWTVGGLYKFTDDTSFFIRGSRGGRFNADRQTMSGKINADGSLTQAGRTAAVDLVNQYEIGVKNRGEVAGGDGYYTFELTLLQGDFTQSAFEPTSTPSCPSGGCVLDSEYESQGAEVLGSLRWGGLNLIANATITDAQARAAGDSSWSEAWEIPNLTYTMSANYDFNDEWIAGINMTGQTETYARGSLDKYEGSTTWGASVRYAPTENLEFSVTGYNIFNEFAVRSPGQVINVDEASQRATLLVNPVLGRTITASVKVSFE, from the coding sequence ATGAATAAAACGTTTAAGTATTCATTGATTGCACTTTCAATTAACTCAGTCATCAGCGGTGTAGCATTTGCTGAAGAAGCCGATTCTAAAGCAGAATCAGAAAAGAAATCTGATTTTGAAACCATTGTTATCACTGGCTCGTCAAGCAGTAGGACTCAAATTGAATCTGCCATGGCAGTCACCAGTGTTGATTCTGAGATGATTAAAGATTTTCAACCAAGCTCTGAATCTGAAGTTTTTCGTATGATTCCAGGTATTCAGGTATCGGGTACAGCTGGCCCGGGTGGTAACTCAAATATTGCGGTTCGTGGTTTACCAGTTGCAACAGGCGGTTCTCCGTTTGTGCAAATTCAGGAAGATGGGTTACCTACGGTGTTATTTGGTGATATCCAGTTTGGTAATAATGATTACTGGACTCGATTTGATTCTTCTGTAGAGCGTGTTGAAGGTGTTCGAGGTGGTACTGCTGGTACGTTCGCGTCCCAAGCTCCTGGCGCAATCATTAACTACATCAGTAACTATGGCATGATTGAAGGTGGTCATGTTAAATTAACTAAAGGCGTGGGTTATGATGAAACCAAAGTTGATTTTCGTTATGGTGGCTTTGCCAGCGACAGCGTAAATTATCATGTTGGTGGTTATTATAAAGTAGGGAAAGGGCCTTTAGACGCAGGTTATGTTGTGAGTGACAGCATGCAAATTAAAGCCAACCTCACTAAGTTCTTGGCTGATGATACCAGTTATATTCGCTTTTTAGTTAAAATGGCTGATACACAAGAGCCAAACTACACTGGTTCACCAGCTTTGGCTAAAGCTAAGAAAAACTCAGACGGTAGTTACTCAATTACTGGCATTAAGCAATACCCGGGTTTTGATGGCCGCGATGCGTCAAATTACTCAATTAACAATCAAAACTTTTTAGTTTTAAATCGTGAAGGGGGTCTTGAACGAGTTGGCTTATCGGGTATCAGCACTAAAGCCTTTTCAATAGGCAACGAATTGCACTATGTGTTTGATGATGAACTTATTTTAGATAATAAAATGCGATGGACTGACATGAGCGGCTCATTTAACAGCTCATTTTTAGGGATGTCACCTGTGGGTGATTTAAATTTGGTATACGCTAACGGCCCTATGCAAGGCGATGCCTATGATAAAGATTATTATGACGGCAATGTTAACGTGAACACCAATATTAGTGATATTGGTAGTTTTGTGAATGATTTAACGTTAAGCAAAGAACTGTATATCGACGGTAACACCATTACGGTTCGTGGTGGCTTTTTCTACATGAACCAAAGAATTGAACAAGACTGGCATCCAAACCGTGCTTATAAAGAGCTTGGTGGTGACAATCCGGCAATGTTAGATTTATTTGATGATCAAGGTAACCAGTTAACGGCGGATGGTATTGCTGGTTATAACGATGCATGGGGCGCTCCGGTTGCACGTGAAGTCGACTTAGATTATACCAATACTGCGCCGTACCTTTCGGTTGATTTAGATACTGATTTATTTACCGTAGATGCGAGTGTTCGACGGGATACTGTTGATGCTTCTGGTTGGGCTGTAGGTTCAAGCGGCGATGTGATTGATGTGACTGTTACTGGCGAAGACGTGACTATCCCTGGAATTATTCCAGACGGAGAAGCAGAAAACTTGGATTATTCAGTAAGCTATAATTCTTGGACTGTTGGTGGTTTATATAAATTTACCGATGATACAAGTTTCTTTATCCGGGGCTCGCGTGGTGGTCGCTTTAACGCAGATCGTCAAACTATGAGTGGTAAAATTAATGCTGACGGGTCATTGACGCAAGCTGGTCGTACAGCGGCAGTAGACTTAGTTAATCAATATGAAATTGGTGTTAAAAACCGCGGCGAAGTAGCCGGTGGAGATGGATATTACACGTTTGAATTAACCTTATTGCAAGGTGACTTCACTCAAAGCGCATTTGAGCCAACATCTACGCCGTCTTGCCCGAGTGGTGGTTGTGTACTAGACAGCGAATATGAATCTCAAGGCGCTGAAGTTTTAGGGTCGTTAAGATGGGGTGGTTTAAACCTAATTGCAAATGCGACTATAACAGATGCTCAAGCCCGAGCGGCAGGCGACAGCAGTTGGAGTGAAGCTTGGGAAATTCCAAACCTAACTTATACTATGTCTGCTAACTATGATTTTAATGATGAATGGATAGCCGGGATTAATATGACAGGGCAAACTGAAACTTATGCTCGTGGTTCACTGGATAAATATGAAGGTTCAACTACTTGGGGTGCAAGTGTAAGATATGCTCCAACAGAAAACCTAGAATTCAGTGTAACAGGTTATAACATCTTTAATGAATTTGCGGTACGTAGCCCGGGACAAGTTATTAATGTAGATGAAGCCAGCCAGCGAGCTACGTTATTGGTTAACCCAGTGTTAGGCCGTACTATTACAGCCTCCGTAAAAGTCAGTTTTGAATAA
- a CDS encoding 2OG-Fe(II) oxygenase family protein, producing MQNQALSQAVYLIQQGNSIQAIKQLQFLTKANKNWFEAWRLLGFAYHEEALEFEAMQAFKQALRINPKDYDCAIAFAQSLFFCGLPSYDAFNYLNQLKPGDLNAVRGRAMALVVEGEYEAAQRLLISALHQYPDWLAGHKLLASQRYTQGQTDSFTESYRIATAQLPNNIEIWLEWFRQLAQVKAWTDALKVIEQAETLFGQSRDELLLARLFIASESEDEDTAEFLFAKTAHLNDTMRDMAMIRAGLKKGEYKQAEAIALNALHTPSAMAFWPYLSLIWRMTDKKKSRWLDGIDSDQASSCGNFIKTQKLNLNSGQLSALKHNLNQLHTSVNPFAQQSVRGGTQTDQNLFLRHQPVIQNLKQQIQKQVKKYVASLPEFMKGHPLLGVDRQNALNGRIQFSGSWSVRLKSQGFNVSHTHPMGWISSALYIDLPSQKKMGDAPAGWLQFGTPPPELKMNLAPYCKIEPKAGQLVLFPSTMWHSTVPFEDGRRLVVAFDVKPPQSIQR from the coding sequence ATGCAAAATCAAGCGCTTTCGCAAGCGGTTTATTTAATTCAGCAAGGAAACTCAATTCAGGCAATTAAACAGTTACAATTTTTAACTAAAGCAAATAAAAATTGGTTTGAAGCTTGGAGATTGTTAGGGTTTGCATATCATGAAGAAGCGTTAGAGTTTGAGGCGATGCAAGCGTTTAAACAAGCTTTACGTATAAATCCAAAAGATTATGATTGTGCAATTGCATTTGCTCAGAGCCTTTTTTTTTGCGGATTGCCAAGTTATGACGCATTTAATTATTTGAATCAATTAAAGCCTGGTGATTTGAATGCGGTGCGTGGTCGGGCAATGGCATTGGTTGTTGAAGGAGAATATGAGGCAGCACAGCGGCTGTTAATATCTGCTTTACATCAGTATCCGGACTGGCTTGCAGGCCATAAATTGTTAGCATCGCAACGGTATACTCAGGGGCAGACAGATAGTTTCACTGAGTCTTACCGGATTGCAACCGCACAACTCCCCAATAATATTGAAATTTGGTTGGAATGGTTTCGTCAGTTAGCACAAGTAAAAGCTTGGACTGATGCGTTAAAGGTGATTGAACAGGCAGAAACTTTGTTTGGTCAGTCTCGTGACGAACTGCTGCTGGCTCGTTTATTTATTGCCAGTGAATCTGAAGATGAAGACACAGCTGAATTTTTATTTGCTAAAACAGCTCATCTGAATGATACCATGCGTGATATGGCCATGATTCGCGCCGGACTTAAAAAAGGCGAATATAAGCAGGCAGAAGCTATCGCATTAAATGCCCTCCACACTCCCTCTGCTATGGCGTTTTGGCCCTATTTATCTTTGATTTGGCGCATGACTGACAAAAAAAAATCTCGCTGGTTAGATGGTATTGATTCGGATCAAGCGAGTTCATGTGGTAATTTTATAAAAACTCAAAAACTTAATTTAAATTCCGGTCAGCTGAGCGCTTTGAAACATAACTTAAATCAGCTTCATACATCGGTTAACCCGTTTGCTCAACAATCAGTCCGAGGTGGCACTCAAACCGATCAGAATTTATTTTTACGCCACCAGCCAGTGATTCAAAATTTGAAGCAACAAATACAAAAACAGGTCAAAAAATATGTTGCTAGTTTACCTGAGTTTATGAAGGGGCATCCGTTGCTGGGAGTAGATAGACAAAATGCTTTAAATGGTCGGATCCAGTTTTCCGGTAGTTGGTCTGTTAGACTCAAATCGCAGGGATTTAATGTCAGTCATACTCATCCGATGGGCTGGATAAGTTCAGCGCTATATATTGATTTACCAAGCCAGAAAAAAATGGGGGATGCACCGGCCGGTTGGCTACAGTTTGGTACGCCGCCACCTGAGTTGAAGATGAATTTGGCACCTTATTGCAAAATTGAGCCCAAAGCTGGTCAGCTGGTCTTATTTCCTTCAACTATGTGGCACTCAACTGTGCCATTTGAAGACGGAAGGCGTCTGGTTGTTGCATTTGACGTTAAACCGCCACAAAGCATTCAACGCTAA
- a CDS encoding tryptophan halogenase family protein has product MYNNDNSIKEILIVGGGTAGWMTAAALSNALHRGCNITLVESEEIGTVGVGEATIPPIRTFNQTLGINENEFLKHTQGTFKLGIQFINWGKSEHTYFHPFGAYGKQFDMVNLHQYWLAGRETDQVSAFDDYCMAWAAAKLGKFSPPLADPRNVLSTFEYAYHFDAGQYAQYLRRYAQAKGVKRIEGKVAQVNLNPRTGFVKDVILENAQVLPADLFIDCSGFRGLLIEDALKTGYQDWSHWLPCDRAWAVPCELKELTPFTKSTAHAAGWQWRIPLQHRTGNGHVFCSEFMSEDQACSVLMNNLDGDALAEPRLLKFKTGRRKQFWNKNVVAIGLSSGFLEPLESTSIHLIQAGIAKLLALFPDKSFAQDTIDEYNRIAINEIENIRDFIILHYCLTEREDSELWRYCKNMSIPEPLAYKIKHFKQYGRLIPREMDLFGNASWLAVHIGQGNIPDKLDPLMKYRNVQATDWLNKLKLAMQSAASQMPNHKSYIEKYCKSFGSL; this is encoded by the coding sequence ATGTATAATAATGATAATTCAATCAAAGAAATTTTAATTGTTGGCGGCGGAACCGCTGGTTGGATGACAGCAGCCGCATTGTCTAATGCACTTCATCGTGGCTGCAACATCACTTTAGTTGAATCTGAAGAAATTGGTACTGTCGGTGTTGGTGAAGCGACGATTCCGCCGATTCGGACTTTTAATCAGACGTTAGGCATTAACGAAAATGAGTTTTTAAAGCATACTCAGGGCACTTTTAAGCTGGGCATACAGTTTATAAACTGGGGAAAGTCTGAACATACTTACTTTCATCCGTTTGGAGCTTATGGTAAACAGTTTGATATGGTGAATCTTCATCAGTATTGGTTAGCTGGACGAGAAACAGATCAAGTCTCTGCGTTTGACGATTATTGCATGGCTTGGGCTGCCGCAAAATTGGGTAAATTTTCCCCACCCTTAGCCGATCCTCGGAACGTACTGTCTACGTTTGAATATGCCTATCATTTTGATGCCGGACAATATGCTCAATATTTACGCCGTTACGCTCAAGCAAAAGGCGTTAAACGAATTGAAGGCAAGGTCGCTCAAGTTAACCTGAATCCAAGAACTGGTTTTGTCAAAGATGTTATTCTTGAAAACGCGCAAGTACTGCCAGCAGATTTATTTATTGATTGCTCAGGTTTCAGAGGCTTATTAATAGAAGACGCTTTAAAAACCGGATATCAGGACTGGTCCCACTGGTTGCCGTGTGACCGTGCATGGGCTGTCCCATGTGAGTTAAAAGAGCTGACACCCTTTACTAAATCAACCGCACACGCAGCTGGCTGGCAATGGCGTATTCCGCTTCAGCATCGCACTGGCAATGGCCATGTATTTTGCAGTGAGTTTATGAGCGAGGATCAAGCCTGTTCTGTCCTTATGAATAATCTTGATGGCGATGCTTTGGCCGAACCGAGACTGCTTAAATTTAAAACTGGCCGACGTAAACAGTTCTGGAATAAAAACGTGGTAGCCATTGGCTTATCCAGCGGATTTTTAGAACCGCTCGAATCTACCAGTATTCATTTAATCCAAGCGGGTATTGCAAAATTGCTAGCGCTGTTTCCAGATAAATCTTTCGCACAGGATACGATCGATGAATATAACCGGATCGCAATTAACGAAATAGAAAATATCCGAGACTTTATTATTTTGCATTATTGCCTCACTGAACGTGAGGACAGTGAGCTTTGGCGCTATTGTAAAAATATGTCTATTCCTGAGCCACTGGCATACAAGATTAAACATTTTAAACAATACGGCAGGTTAATACCTAGAGAAATGGATTTATTTGGTAATGCAAGCTGGTTGGCTGTTCATATCGGGCAGGGGAATATTCCGGATAAGTTAGATCCTCTGATGAAGTATAGAAATGTTCAGGCTACAGACTGGTTAAATAAGTTAAAATTGGCAATGCAATCAGCCGCTTCGCAAATGCCTAATCACAAGAGCTATATAGAAAAATACTGCAAGTCCTTTGGCTCTCTATAA